The following nucleotide sequence is from Oenanthe melanoleuca isolate GR-GAL-2019-014 chromosome 5, OMel1.0, whole genome shotgun sequence.
tttcttctttcttgggGGCTGAAGCTCGGGGCAATTGAGTGTTACAGTCATGGTGGTGAATTTCTTGGGCTTGCAGAAGGAACAGGACTGGAAGGAGCCTTCTTCTTTACGGACGTGCCTGGGGATATAGAAGGAATTGCACTGGCCATAGCAGAACCTGTTGATGATGGTGCGGCTGTTGCAGCCTTCTTCGTGGATAGTTTGTTTGAGGGGCTGGGTTTTGCACCAATCCCGCTTTAGGTACTTGCGCTCAGTGATGTGCAGTGCCTCCTGGCTGGACTCCAGCACCTCTTCAGCAGGCATGGAGGTGCCTTTTCCTCGCTCTCGGTGCctggagcctggctgctgcGGCGTCTGCATCTGCTCCGAATCATTGGGCTGATCCTTGACAGGAGGAGGGATAGCACCTTGAGATCCACGGTTCCTCTTTCTCCCTTCGGCCGCTGGGAGCAGAAATCCCATCAGAAGAAACAAGGCGCCGATGGCATACAGTGTGCGGACCATCCTGTATGAAGGGAGTTGGGGAAATAAAGCACAGTTGTGGATTTCAGATATCAACAGAAGCCAGGTATGCAGTCAGCTTTCAGTTCCATAAAAGAAATATGCACACATACACGTACAAAAAATAAGCATTCAAGCTTGTACCAGCTGGAAAGCTGTTCCCAAATTACCAAGTGATAAGAGCTTTCAAATAGAGTGATTGAAAGTAAGCCCAGAATTTTGTGTGTCCTCCatctttttccagcttttttccccatgtgCATTACCCTAGTTCTCATTCCCTTCTTATAGCTCACTGACACATAGGAAGATTGCTCCTGACTTACAATGGTGGAAGACCAAATTTTATATTACACAAGGATTCATTTACATGACACAGCTATCTGCAATACTAGAGGGCCCAAGTCTTTGTCTCAGCAGATGTAGTCTAGATTTCTGTTCCTTAACCAGACTCAG
It contains:
- the GREM1 gene encoding gremlin-1; its protein translation is MGDSSALLQFVGRIRHSLSLWPPGQLRAPTPPAPPSDPPGRAPHSPRPLRGATATEPSPAEEPPPRRMVRTLYAIGALFLLMGFLLPAAEGRKRNRGSQGAIPPPVKDQPNDSEQMQTPQQPGSRHRERGKGTSMPAEEVLESSQEALHITERKYLKRDWCKTQPLKQTIHEEGCNSRTIINRFCYGQCNSFYIPRHVRKEEGSFQSCSFCKPKKFTTMTVTLNCPELQPPRKKKRITRVKECRCISIDLD